The genomic interval GCAGGGTGCGATCATCAGGGTCCGGCTCGGCTGGGCGGCGGCTTGATTCTGAAACCCGTGGTAGTCAAAGGTACCGCCGTGGCGCGCTTCGATCTGGCGTTTGCGTGGGTCAAGGACATGGCGCTGGATGTAGTCGCCGTCGAGCCGCTGGGCCGGGTCGAAGAGCCCGGCGATCCAGCCAGGGATGTCGTACCCCTCGCGAGCGAAGCCGGAACCTGCGCTGTCGGAGGCGATGACGGCGGCCTTGAGAGCGCGCAGCAGGCGGCGGCGTGGCTCGTCCCGCTTCAGGGCAAGTTTTAGTTTGGCAAAGCGGCGGCCTAGCCGCTCGGCGTGGTCGGGGATCGATTCGCCGCCGCCTTCCAGCGACCACAGCCGGGGCAAGGCGAAGGTCGGCTCTGGCGCCCCTTGTTCAGGTGGAAGTAGATTCGGCATGCCCAGGGATGGCATCTCTTGCGAGGATCCGATGGCGCGGCGCGGATGGCCAAGCCGTTCGGCCAGCAGTTGGAAGGCGGCTTGGACCTCGGCATCGTCGCCGGGGAAGGTCAACAGGTTGCGCTCGCCCGTCTTTCTGCCCACCTCATCGGGACCGGCCTTGAGGTGGTGGCCGATCACCGCGCTCAACACCAGATCCCAATCGAGCAGCGGGATGGCTGCAAGCCACCGCTCCACCTCGGGCAGGGCGATGACCAATGCGCTCAGGTGTTCGTGGCGGATGACCTGCTCGCCCTTGCGCCGCAACGCCTGTTGAAAGCCGTCGTTGGCCTTGCCCAGGTCATGCAACGCAATGGCGGCCACGGCGTTGGTCCAGAAGGCAGACCAGTGGAACGGCTCCAGGCGGAAGAAGCGCAGCCAGTCGGCGGCCAGGGCATTGGGGCGCTCTCGGGCGCCAAAGAGGGCGATAAAGGCGTTGAGGTCATCGCGGACGTGGCCGCTCAGGCTCTTCTCGCCGCCCACCGTCGAAGACTTGGCGAGCAGCGTAGTCATTTGGCCTCCCACGGCACAAACACCCCGCACCCCAGCTTGCGCCTTCCGCCCAATCCCACCTCTTGCAGCCGGATCGACTCGTCCGCCGTCAATTCGGTGACCAGCAGGGTGTGGGCGACGACACGCTTGTCCTTCACCCGGAAGGTCCGTCGCGGCCCGCGCTGGGGCTTGCCCCGCACCCCCAGGGCGGTGAGCTGGCGGGCGATCTCTTCGTCAAAACGCACCTCGTCCTGGCCGTTCTTGGTGGTGACGAGGTGGGCGTAGAGGCTGGGGGCGGGAATGAGGACGGCGGGTTGGGGGATGCCGATGCGGAGGCGCTCGTCGCCGAGCGGGATCGCCTTGCCGGCGAGGGGTAGGAATCGGGGGAGCAGCGCTGCGGGCAGGCGGATGGAGAGCCGGGATTCCGGGGTCAGGGCGAGTAGGCCTGGGCCGATGTAGCGCCCGCGGATGTTGTGGATGGCGAGCTCTGCGCTTGCGTGCAGCCATGGGTCGTCCGGTCTTTCGAGCAGGCTGGAGAGCGCGGCGAAGAGGAGGTAGCCGTGGTCGAGCGGAATTTCGCGTCCGGTAAGGGGAAATCTGAGGTCGATCTTTGGGGTGTCCATCTGGTGTGCTCCGGGGTACAGGTCCAGGACGTCGTTGGGCTCGGTGGTTATCTTAGAGCACCTCCCCGCGGACGGCGGCGATCTAGTTAAAGGGTTGCTATTGCATCCCTATTCCCTCTGTAGCGGGCGGGGCCGCAATGTTGGCCAGATCCCCCGGCCCGCGTGGTGAGCCAGACCCGTAACAGTCTAAGTGGTGAGCAGTTAGCCCCGCTCGGTGTTGTCCTCGGCGCTGGAGCGGCACCGCCCAGCCCACCCGCTCTACAGCCGCCGCATCAATACCCCACGCTGCCGCCAGAACATCAGCGCCAATACCAGCACTGTGCCCACAAACCATATCGGCAGCAAAGCCAGGGCACCCGCCAGGCCGGCTTCGGGATTGCTTGTCTCATGGGATGCTCGCAGGGCCAGGGCGAACATCAGGCTGACGAAGCCGTAGCCCAGGTTGAAGGCCAAGCCTTTGAAGGAAATCACCGTGGCCCGGTGGCGGTTATCGACGGCGCTGTTGAGGTAGTGCGATACCACGAAGCCGACGCCGGCGATGGCGGCGGCCAGCGGCAGGGCGAACAGCACGCCCCACAGCGGGACGTTCAGAGCCACGCCCAGCAGCCCCAGGCCGGCGACGGCGGCCAGCAGCAGATAGCTGCGTAGCACCGAGCCGCCCGTCACCAGTCGGCGGGCCAGGGGCGAGACCACCACGCCGATGCCAGCCAGGCCGGCGCCGATCAGGCCATAGCTGGCTTCCGGCAGGTCGATCAGGCGGAAGTAGGCACTGCCGAAGGTCAGGAATAACCTAATGACGCTGTCGATGAGTAAACCGCCGAGGATCAGGAACAGGGCCAGCGGAGTGCGGGCGATCCAGGCACTGGCTTCCAGCACGGCTTGCCAGGCCTGTTGGGTAGTGGGCAGGACATAGCCGGGGGCATGATGGGGTTCGCGCATGCGCAGGCTGACGATCAGCACGCCGACGGCGGTGAGCAGGTTGAGGTAGATGGGGAAGCGCAGGGTGGTACCCAGGTCGAACCGCCAGGCCAGACCCAGCCACGCGGCCAGGCGGTTGAGCAGCTGCGGGTCGTAGACGGCGCTGCCCAGCAGCATGGCGAGGACCATGGCCAGCGATTGCCAGTGCATGACTTGGGCAAGCACCTTGGGCCAATCGTCGCGGCGGTCTGCGTTGGCCAGTGATTCGAAGGCCAGTGATTCATCGGCGCCGCTGGCCAGGGCCTCGGCCATGCCGCTCAGCACGCGATTGAGCAGACAGAACAGGAACAACAGCAGCCCGCCATCGCGCGGGGCCACCGCCAGCACCGCCATTTCGGCGAGCATGCAGACCCCTGCGGCAACCAGTAGGGGACGCCGGCCAAGGCGGTCGGCAAGCACGCCGAAGGGCACTTCGGCAAAGACGATGGCCAGTGCCCAGGCGAAGTTGAGCAGGGTGTATTGCGTGGCGCTGAGACCCAGATCCAGAAACAGGATGGCCAGCACCGGGTAGTAGAAGCGGGCGTTGAACAGCACCCGAAACCATACGAAGAGCCGGCAATTATGGTCGGCCAGTGTGAGCATCATGGGAGTGTCAGCATTGGGCTGCTATTGATTCGGCTTGGGAAGGTGTCAGGGTTAAAGTGGGTCAGGCTTCAAGGGGCCGTCATACCGGCGCAGAAAGGTATCCAGTTTTGCCAAGCTGGAAGGATGCCGCAACTCCAACGGACCGCCAATTGGATAAAGGCGTCCAGGGCGATGCGCAGCCAGTCCTGTTCCAGTGGGCAGGCCGGGACGGAGACCAGGGGGATATAGGGCAGTTCCTGGGTGGGGCGTTTGCCCAGCCGCACAAGGCGCACCAACCCGATCAGGCCGAACCTGGCGGTCACCCTAAAGCCAGCGGCCCAAGTATTTCGCCATCCCACTCGCTAATCCCTGGCCTTCCGCTTCCCCTGCTTACCGGCTTTCCCCTCCACCCGCTCCCGGACCCGCTCACGAATCGTTTCGCTCACCCGATCGGAGAGTTGCAGGCTGGTCAGGAGGGCGGGGATGTTCTCCTCTAGGTTGATGTTTAGGTTGATGAGACGTCCGCCCTCGATGGCCGGGTTGCGGCCGCTCAGGTGCAGGGCGAGCAGGAGCTTGCCGTCTTCGTCGTAGCTCAGGTCGCTGTCGAGCTGGTCGAACTGGAAGTCATCGAGGGCCTGCACCACCAGTTGCAGGGCGGGATTGGCGGCGCCGTAGGTGCGCAGGCCCTCGGAGCGGAACTGGAGCTGACCGCCGGGGGCGCGGGCGAAGACCGTACCCTCCTGGATAGTTATGCCCTCGGCACCGAGGCGCACCGGCAGCCGCCCCTCCAGGGTCCCGGCGCCGCTCAGGCCCTCCGTCGGATAGGCCGCCAGTAGCGAGGCCAGCTCCACGCCCTCGAAGCGCACCGGCAGGGTTGGGCGACCCTTACCCACTGTCAGCGAGCCCGGTTCCAGCCAGACGCGCCCGCCAAAGAGCCTCGCCTCGGCCTGGCGCCAGGACAGGATGCCCGCGCCGGGCGCCTCGAGGGGCGCCTGGTACTGGCCGGCCAGGGTCAGGGGGCCCAGGGTCAGACCGGCGTTGGCCTCCGGCAGGCTCAGGCGGGGCAGGTCCAGCCGCAGCTCCCGCGCCGTCAGTACCCCGGTCAGATGCCCGGTCAGACCCCTGAAGGCGATGCGGTCCTGGATGCCCGACAGGCCGTCCAGGTCCAGGGCCAGGTCCCCGCGCCAGGGCTTGGCCACCGGGGCTGTCAGGTTCAGGGTCAACCGCGCTGCCCCGCCGTCCAGGCTCAGCAGCGTCGGCCAGTCGATGAGGACCGCCGCTAGGGGATTGCCGGTTGCAAAGGCCAGGTCCGCGCCGGGCACCTGGGCTACCAGGCCCGCTTGGGCATCCCAACTCAGCGCCAGCGGGGCGGCGAACCCGCTGGCGGCGCTCATCTCGCCCTGGAAGGCGAGCCGCTCCAGGTCGGCATCCAGGTCCCCACTGAGGGTCCAGGCCTGGGGGTGCAGGGCCGGGTGGCCGACGGACCCGGCGCTCAGCTCCACTAGCCCGCGCATCGCCAGCACTGGGCCCAGGGTCCCCCGATCCGCGGCGTCCAGGTTCCCCAGGAACAGCACATCCGCGCTCAGGTCGCTGAACTCCACCCCGGCCACCACCATCCGGGGCAACTGGGCCAGCAGTCGCCCCTTCCAGGTGTGGCCCCTCTCGGCCGGGAGCACCTCGCTCTCCAGCCGCAGGGGGCCGGCCTCCCAGCGGCAGGCGCCGGTGGGGCAGGGCAGATCCAGTTGCACCCCTTGAATATGCGTGACGCGCGTCAGCCACACCAGGTTGGCGAGGAGGGGCTGGAAGTCCGCCGGCGCCACCGGGGGTGGGAGGGGGGCCGCCGGACCCGGTCGCCAGACCACCTTCAGTTGGGCGATGTCCAGCATCTCCAGGCGGGGCTTGCCGGTCCCGAGTCCCGCCCAGGTCAGGCGCAGATCCCGGGCATCGAAACGTATCTGGTCGCCAGCGGGCAGGGTCCTGGCCAGGGCCAGGCGGTCCAGGTGCAACTCCCCGAGGGCCAGGCGCGGGTAACCCCACTCCAGCAGCTCCAGACCCGAGGCCCGCCAGGCCCAGGCCCCGCCCAAGGCGAAGGCCAGACCGAGCAGCAGGGTCAGGCCCAGCAACCAGCGGGTAATGACCCGCCCGCGCGATCGAGGCCTCATGGCTACTCCCGACGCTCAGGCGTGCTTGATGACCAGGGAGTCCAGGATGGTGGCGATGCGCCCCGCCCCGTCGAGGGCCGTCTCCAGACGGTCCAGCAGGTGGGACCAGCGCAGCAGGGGGAGGGGATGGGCGGCCTCGGCCTCTTCTTCATAAAGCTCGCCCAAGGCCACCAGCAGCAGGCTGTCGGTCTCCTCGGTGAGGTGCTCGACGGCGGCAATCTCGGCGGCGATGGTGTCCCCCCGCCGCAGCCGCTCCAGCATGCGCGCCGTCAGGGTCAGCATCTCCCCCAGGCTCCCGGCCAGGGACTGGGCCGCCGGGCGTGGTGCGGTAAAGCCGTAGAGGCTGGCCCGCGCCGCGACTGCCACCAGGGCGCGGGTGGTCTCCTCCAGGGCCAGGCTCAGGGCGTGGAGGTCGGCGCGCTCCAGGGGCAGGAGCCGCGTCAGGCCCAGCTCCCGGCCCACCTCCCGGAAGGTCAGGCGCGCCGCCTGCTCCAGGTCGCGTACCCGGCCCGCCGCTGGGGCCGAGGCCGCCGGATTCGCCAGCAGGGCCTCCAGCTCCCGGCTGGCGGCGATCAGCAGGCTGAACTGCCGTTCCAGCAGGGGGCCGAAGGGAAAGGCTGGACCCAGCAGCGAGAAGGCCATGGGCGACTCCTAGGACGCCAGGGGCGCCCGCCGCTGGCCTGCCAGCCAGCGGGCGAACTGGCCCAGGTAGAGGTAGAAGACCGGCGTTACGTAGAGGGTCAGGAGCTGGGAAAACAGCAGGCCCCCCACCACCGCCACGCCCAGGGATTGGCGTGCCTCCCCCCCCGCCCCCCAGCCGCTGGCGATGGGCAGGGTGCCGAGCAGGGCCGCCAGGGTGGTCATCAGGATGGGCCGAAAGCGCGTCAGGCAGGCGGTATGGATGGCCGCCAGGGGCTCCAGGCCCCGGGTACGCTCCGCCTCCAGGGCGAAGTCCACCATCATGATGCCGTTCTTTTTGACGATGCCGATGAGCAGGATGATGCCCACATAGGCGTACATGTCCAACTCCAGCCCCAGCAGCTTCAGGGAAGCCAGGGCGCCGAAGGCCGCCAGGGGGAGGGCGGTGAGGATGGTCAGGGGGTGCAGGAAGCTCTCGTAGAGAATCCCTAGCACGATGTAGATGATCACCAGGGTGATGATCAGCAGAAAGCCCATGCTCGCCAGCGAGGCCTGAAAGGCCTGGGCCGTGCCCTGGAAGACGGCATGGACGCTCGCCGGCAGGGTCTCGTGGGCCAGTTGGTTGATGGACTCGATGACGGGGCCGATGGAGGCCTGGGGCTTGAGGTTGAAGGAAATGGTCGCCGAGGGCAGTTGCCCCAGGTGGTTGACGGTGCGTGGCGCCTGGGTCTCCGTCAGGCGCGCCACTGACCGCAGGGGCACCAGGGCGCCGCCCTCCGCCCGCAGGTAGAGGCGGTCCAGGGCATCCGGGGCCTCACGGTGGGCCGGGTCCAGTTCCAGGATGACGTAGTAATAGTTGGCCGCGGCATAGATGGTCGAGACCTGGCGGCGGCCATAGGCGGAGTAGAAGGCATCCTGGATCTGGAGCGGGGACAGCCCCAGGGCCGCCGCCTTGTCCCGGTCCAGGGTGATTTCAACCCGTGGCTGGCGCATCTGCAGGTCCGATTTGACGTCGATGATGGCCTCCAGTCCCCGGAGTTTGTCCTCCATGACCGCGCCATAGTGCTGCAACTCCGTCAGGTCGTCGCCTTGCAGGGCCAGCTGCCACTGGGCGCTGGTCAGACGCGAGCCGATGGTGATGAGGGGCGGGTTCACCAGGGAGACGATGAGGCCTGGAATCTGGTTCAGGGGCGGGCGCAGGCGGGCGATGATCTCATCCACGGAATGGTCCCGTTCCTCCGCCGGGGGCAGGCTCAAAAAGGCGATGCCGGTGCTGTCGCCCATGAGCCCTACGATGGAGGCGATGTTCGCCGTTCGGGCATCCGGGTCCGTCAGGAGCACCTGGTTGAGCTGCTCCTGGTGGCGCAGCATGTCGGTGAAGGAGGTGCGGTCATCGATCTGGGAGAAGATGCGGAAGAAGCCCTGATCCTGGGTCGGGATGAAGCCCTTGGGCAGGGCCTGGAACAGCAGCACCGTGCCGGCCAGGGTCGCCAGGGTCAGGATCAGCATCAGGCCCCGGTGGCGCAGGCTGAGGCTCAGGGAGCGGTCATAGCCCCGCAGCAGCCCCGCGAAGCCACTCTCGAAGACCCGCGCCAGCCGTCCGGTGGGCTTGAGCTCCGCCCCCACCAGCAGGCGGCTCGCCAGCATGGGCGTCAGGCTCAGGGACAGGAAACCCGACAGCAGGATGGCGGCGGTGATGGCTACGGCGAACTCCCGGAACAGCCGCCCCAGGATGCCTTCCATAAAGAGGATGGGGATGAAGACCGCCGCCAGGGAGATGGTCATCGACAGCACGGTGAAGCCGATCTCGCGGCTGCCGCGCAGGGCCGCCTCCAGGGCTCCCTCGCCGCTCTCCATGCGGCGGATGATGTTCTCCAGCACCACGATGGCGTCATCCACCACGAAACCGATGCTCAGGGTCAGGGCCATCAGGGACAGGGTGTTGAGGCTATATCCCAGCACCGCCATGACGATAAAGGTCGCGATCAGGGCCAGGGGGATCACCAGGCTGGGGATCAGGGTCGGTCGCCAGGCGCGGATGAAGACGAAGATCACCGCCACCACCAGCGCCAGGGTCAGACCCATGGTCAACTGCACGTCCACCACGGAGGCGCGGATGAAGTCGCTCTGGTCGTAGAGCACCTCCAGGGTCGCGGCCCCCGGCAGGGCCGCCGCCAGCCCCGGCAGCCTGGCCTTGATGGCGTCCGTCAGGCGCACGGCGTTAGCCCCAGCCTGCTTGCGTACCCGCAGGAAGACCGCGTCCTGGACCTCGCCATTCTTGATGGACCAGGCGTGGGTGAGGTCCTTCTCGACGCCATCCACCACCTCGCCCAAGTCCCCCAGGCGCACCGGGTTGCCGCCGCGATAACGCACCACTAGGTCGCGATAGGCCGCCGCGTCCAGCAGACGCCCCTCCGGGTTGAGGGTATAGGCGGTCACGTCCCCCTCCAGGGTGCCCCCGGGCAGGTTAACATTGCCCGCCCGCAAGGCCTCCGCTACCTCGTCGATGCCAATGCCCCGTTGGGCCAGGGCGTCCGGGTTCACCCGCACCCGCACCGCATACTTCTGCGGCGGAGCCAGGTCGATCTGGCCTACCCCCTCGACCATCGAGAGGCTCGCCATGATGCGGCTCTCCGCCAGATCCGACAGCTCCGTCAGGGGCAGGGTTTGCGAGGTCAGGGCCAGCATCATGACCGGCATGTCCGCCGGGTTCACCTTGACATAGGTGGGCGGATTGGGCATCTCCGGGGGCAGCACCCCCATGGCCGCCGCGATGGCGGCGCTGATGTCCTGGGCCGCCGCGTCGATGTTGCGCGACAGGGCAAACTGGACATTGATGGTGGTCGTCCCCAGGGCCGAGGTCGAGGTCATGGAGTCGATGCCGCTGATGGACGCGAACTGCTTCTCCAGGGGCAGGGCCACCGCCGCCGCCATGATCTCGGGGTTGGCGCCGGGCAGGTTGGCGGTGACGCTGATGGTGGGAAAATCGACCGATGGCAGATTGCTGATCGGCAGCCGGTGGTAGGCGATGAGGCCAAAGAGGAGCAGCGACAGCATGACCAGGGTGGTCATCACCGGCCGCCGAATGAAGAGCTCCGAGAGGTTCACCCGGTCAGGCCCTCACCGCCCCACGACCTTGAGGGGACTGGCCGGCTTGAGCTTGTTCTGCCCCTCGACCACCACGGCGTCCCCCGGATGCAGGCCGGCCAGAATCAGGGTGCGCGCCTCCAGGGTCTTGCCGGTCTTCACCGGCCTCAGCTCCGCCTTGGCATCGGCCCCGGCCAGGAAGACACAGGTCCCTTGGGGACAATTCACCACCGCCTCGCTGGGCACCAGCAGGGCGTCGGCGATCGTCCGCAATATCAGACGTACCCGAACGAACTGCCCGGGCCAGAAAAAGGCGTCCGGGTTGTCAAAGCGCGCCTTGAGTTTGATCATCCCCGTCGCCGGGTCCACGGTATTGTCGATGAAATGCACCACCCCGCCGCCCCGGGACTCACCCGAGGCCGTCACCGTCGCCGTCACCTCCAGGCGTTCCGCCTTGAGGGCCTCCAGCACCTCCGGCAAGCGTGCCTCTGGCAGGGCGAAGACGATGAGGATGGGATCGATCTGATTGACGACCACCAGCGGTGTCCGGTAGGCCTCCACAAAGGCCCCGGCGTTGGCCAGGTAGGCCCCGGCCCGGCCAGGGATGGGCGAATGGATCTGGCAATACTCCAGACTCAGCCGCGCCTGCTCCACCTCCGCCTCCTGGGCCCGGATTGCCTGCCGCAGGACCATGGCGGCGTTGGTGAACTGTTCGGCCTGGGAGCGCGATACCGTGCGTTTGGACTCCAGGGCCGCGTAGCGATCCGCCTCGTCCTGGGCATATTTCAGCTCGGCCTGGGTCCGCGCCAGTTGGGCCTCGGCGGAGCGCAGCTTGGCCTCGAAGGTGGCGGGGTCCACGGAATAGAGGAGATCCCCGGCGGCCACGGCCTGGCCCTCCTCGAAGTGACGCCTCAGGATTTGGCCGCCGACCCTTGGCAGTAGGGTGGCGGAATTGGATGCCTCCGCCCGGCCCACCTCCTCCACCGCCACGGGTACGGCCTCGGTGGCGACCTGCAGGGTGACCACGGGCACGGGGGGCGGTGGGGCCGGGGCCCGCGGTTGTTCGCAGGCCGCCAGGCCCAGGAGTGTCAGCAGGAACAGGGGGAGGGCGGTCGAATATCGCATGGGCATGGCTGGCAAATCCCGGCGCCCGGGAAGACCTTGAGCGATGATGTTAGTCCCGAGGTCGGCCCCAGTACAAGCGCCATCAGGCCGCGTGAAGCGGCTCAATGCAAGACGGGAGGGGCGAGGGTTATCGCCCCCGGGGCTTGGGTCAGTGGTGCGACCTGGTAGCGATAGTGCTTGATCTGGCGGCGGATGTTGCGCTGGATGATGACGCCGAGCACCCGCCACTCCAGGCCGGTGAGGTCGATCTCGGGATAGAGGTCATTGAGGGCGACCAGCGTCTCCCGGCCCGTCGCGTCACGGCGGTACTGGCGGAACCACCGGACGCCCTCAACCTCCACGAAGACGTGCATGCCGTCGGTGCAGCTATCCTCGGGCCGGATGACGACGATGCACTGGTCCGGAAATTCCGGCTCCATCTCGTTACCCAGAACTTGGAGGGCATAGGGCTCGCTCAGGCTGCAACCGGTGAAATCGAAGGTATCGTCCGTCATGGGGGCTATCTCGGGCTGGCGCTAAAGTCTCATTAAAAGCCAAAAGGCGGTCCGAGTTCCAGACGCGATGACATCTTGGGTCACGCCCTCGGCTATCATCACCCCTTCGGAGGCCTTGACGGGGGCCCCAAGGAGTCCAGTTGCGGAGCACCATGATCACTAATGCCACCGAACGGGTCCATAAGGACCGCCGCGATGCCCACAACCTGCGGGCCATGCTGCCCTATCTGTGGGAGTTCCGCGGCCGGGCCCTCCTGGCCCTCGCCTGTCTGGTGTTGGCGAAGGTGGCGAACGTGGGGGTGCCGCTGGTGCTGAAGGACATTGTCGATGCCTTCGCGCCGGGCCAGGCCCAGACCTTGATTCTGCCCGTCAGTCTGCTGCTGGCCTATGGCCTGCTCAAGCTTTCCGCAACCCTGTTCAATGAGTTGCGCGACATCGTCTTCGCGCGGGTCCGTTACCGGGCCATGCGCCGGCTCTCGACCCGGGTACTGGAGCATCTGCATCGGCTATCCCTGCGCTATCACCTGGAGCGTCAGAGCGGGGCCATCAGCCGGGACTTGGAGCGGGGGACGCGCTCGGTCAGTTCCATTCTCAACTATATGGCCTTCAGCATTCTGCCGGTGCTGGTGGAGTTCGGCCTGGTGGGGGCCATCCTGCTGTCCCGCTACGCACTGGCCTTTACCCTGGTGACCTTCGGCGCCGTGGCCCTCTACGCCCTCTTTACCTTCGCCGTGACCGAGTGGCGCATGGATTACCGCCATCAGATGAACCGGCTCGACTCCCAGGCCAACAGCCAGGCCTTCGACAGCCTGATCAATTATGAGACCGTCAAGTATTTCGGCAACGAGGGCCTGGAGTCGCGGCGCTATGACGGCACCCTCGATGCCTGGGAGGAGGTGGCGGTCAAGAGCCAGACCTCCATGTCCTTGCTCAACTTCGGCCAGGGCGGCATCATCGCCCTGGGCGTGACCCTGATCCTCTTGCTGGCCGCCCAAGGGGTGGTGGCGGGCGAGATGAGCATCGGTGACCTGGTGTTGGTCAACGCCCTTCTGCTGCAGATCTTCATCCCGCTGAATTTTCTGGGGATCGTCTATCGCCAGATAAAGTATGCCCTGGCGGACATGGACCTGGTGTTTAAGCTACTGGAGCGGGAGCCGGAGGTGCGGGACGCCCCCGACGCCCGCCCCCTAGTGCTGGGGCGGGGTGCGATCCGCTTCGAGGGGGTCGATTTCCATTACCAACCGGAGCGGGCCATCCTGAAGGGCCTGAGCTTCGAGATCGGCCCTGGCCAGAAGGTGGCGGTGGTGGGGCACAGCGGGGCGGGGAAATCGACCCTCTCCCGGCTCCTATTCCGCTTCTATGATGTGACGGGCGGCCGCATCCTGATTGATGGCCAGGATCTGCGTGGCTTGACCCAGGACAGCCTGCGGGCGGCCATCGGCATCGTTCCCCAGGATACGGTGCTCTTCAACGACAGCCTTTATTACAACATCGCCTACGGGCGTCCGGAGGCGACCCGGGACGAGATCGAGCGGGCGGCGGCCATGGCCCATATCCGGGACTTCATCGAGAGCCTGCCGGAGCGCTGGGACACGGTGGTGGGGGAGCGGGGGCTCAAGCTCTCCGGGGGCGAGAAGCAGCGGGTGGCCATTGCCCGGGCCATCCTCAAGCACCCGCGCATCCTGGTCTTCGACGAGGCGACCTCGTCCCTGGACAGCGCCACCGAGCAGGCCATCGGCCGGACCCTGGCCGAGGTGG from Chromatiaceae bacterium carries:
- the cas6 gene encoding type I-MYXAN CRISPR-associated protein Cas6/Cmx6, whose amino-acid sequence is MDTPKIDLRFPLTGREIPLDHGYLLFAALSSLLERPDDPWLHASAELAIHNIRGRYIGPGLLALTPESRLSIRLPAALLPRFLPLAGKAIPLGDERLRIGIPQPAVLIPAPSLYAHLVTTKNGQDEVRFDEEIARQLTALGVRGKPQRGPRRTFRVKDKRVVAHTLLVTELTADESIRLQEVGLGGRRKLGCGVFVPWEAK
- a CDS encoding MFS transporter, which gives rise to MMLTLADHNCRLFVWFRVLFNARFYYPVLAILFLDLGLSATQYTLLNFAWALAIVFAEVPFGVLADRLGRRPLLVAAGVCMLAEMAVLAVAPRDGGLLLFLFCLLNRVLSGMAEALASGADESLAFESLANADRRDDWPKVLAQVMHWQSLAMVLAMLLGSAVYDPQLLNRLAAWLGLAWRFDLGTTLRFPIYLNLLTAVGVLIVSLRMREPHHAPGYVLPTTQQAWQAVLEASAWIARTPLALFLILGGLLIDSVIRLFLTFGSAYFRLIDLPEASYGLIGAGLAGIGVVVSPLARRLVTGGSVLRSYLLLAAVAGLGLLGVALNVPLWGVLFALPLAAAIAGVGFVVSHYLNSAVDNRHRATVISFKGLAFNLGYGFVSLMFALALRASHETSNPEAGLAGALALLPIWFVGTVLVLALMFWRQRGVLMRRL
- a CDS encoding YdbH domain-containing protein, which gives rise to MRPRSRGRVITRWLLGLTLLLGLAFALGGAWAWRASGLELLEWGYPRLALGELHLDRLALARTLPAGDQIRFDARDLRLTWAGLGTGKPRLEMLDIAQLKVVWRPGPAAPLPPPVAPADFQPLLANLVWLTRVTHIQGVQLDLPCPTGACRWEAGPLRLESEVLPAERGHTWKGRLLAQLPRMVVAGVEFSDLSADVLFLGNLDAADRGTLGPVLAMRGLVELSAGSVGHPALHPQAWTLSGDLDADLERLAFQGEMSAASGFAAPLALSWDAQAGLVAQVPGADLAFATGNPLAAVLIDWPTLLSLDGGAARLTLNLTAPVAKPWRGDLALDLDGLSGIQDRIAFRGLTGHLTGVLTARELRLDLPRLSLPEANAGLTLGPLTLAGQYQAPLEAPGAGILSWRQAEARLFGGRVWLEPGSLTVGKGRPTLPVRFEGVELASLLAAYPTEGLSGAGTLEGRLPVRLGAEGITIQEGTVFARAPGGQLQFRSEGLRTYGAANPALQLVVQALDDFQFDQLDSDLSYDEDGKLLLALHLSGRNPAIEGGRLINLNINLEENIPALLTSLQLSDRVSETIRERVRERVEGKAGKQGKRKARD
- a CDS encoding DUF47 family protein, encoding MAFSLLGPAFPFGPLLERQFSLLIAASRELEALLANPAASAPAAGRVRDLEQAARLTFREVGRELGLTRLLPLERADLHALSLALEETTRALVAVAARASLYGFTAPRPAAQSLAGSLGEMLTLTARMLERLRRGDTIAAEIAAVEHLTEETDSLLLVALGELYEEEAEAAHPLPLLRWSHLLDRLETALDGAGRIATILDSLVIKHA
- a CDS encoding efflux RND transporter permease subunit encodes the protein MNLSELFIRRPVMTTLVMLSLLLFGLIAYHRLPISNLPSVDFPTISVTANLPGANPEIMAAAVALPLEKQFASISGIDSMTSTSALGTTTINVQFALSRNIDAAAQDISAAIAAAMGVLPPEMPNPPTYVKVNPADMPVMMLALTSQTLPLTELSDLAESRIMASLSMVEGVGQIDLAPPQKYAVRVRVNPDALAQRGIGIDEVAEALRAGNVNLPGGTLEGDVTAYTLNPEGRLLDAAAYRDLVVRYRGGNPVRLGDLGEVVDGVEKDLTHAWSIKNGEVQDAVFLRVRKQAGANAVRLTDAIKARLPGLAAALPGAATLEVLYDQSDFIRASVVDVQLTMGLTLALVVAVIFVFIRAWRPTLIPSLVIPLALIATFIVMAVLGYSLNTLSLMALTLSIGFVVDDAIVVLENIIRRMESGEGALEAALRGSREIGFTVLSMTISLAAVFIPILFMEGILGRLFREFAVAITAAILLSGFLSLSLTPMLASRLLVGAELKPTGRLARVFESGFAGLLRGYDRSLSLSLRHRGLMLILTLATLAGTVLLFQALPKGFIPTQDQGFFRIFSQIDDRTSFTDMLRHQEQLNQVLLTDPDARTANIASIVGLMGDSTGIAFLSLPPAEERDHSVDEIIARLRPPLNQIPGLIVSLVNPPLITIGSRLTSAQWQLALQGDDLTELQHYGAVMEDKLRGLEAIIDVKSDLQMRQPRVEITLDRDKAAALGLSPLQIQDAFYSAYGRRQVSTIYAAANYYYVILELDPAHREAPDALDRLYLRAEGGALVPLRSVARLTETQAPRTVNHLGQLPSATISFNLKPQASIGPVIESINQLAHETLPASVHAVFQGTAQAFQASLASMGFLLIITLVIIYIVLGILYESFLHPLTILTALPLAAFGALASLKLLGLELDMYAYVGIILLIGIVKKNGIMMVDFALEAERTRGLEPLAAIHTACLTRFRPILMTTLAALLGTLPIASGWGAGGEARQSLGVAVVGGLLFSQLLTLYVTPVFYLYLGQFARWLAGQRRAPLAS
- a CDS encoding efflux RND transporter periplasmic adaptor subunit, with protein sequence MPMRYSTALPLFLLTLLGLAACEQPRAPAPPPPVPVVTLQVATEAVPVAVEEVGRAEASNSATLLPRVGGQILRRHFEEGQAVAAGDLLYSVDPATFEAKLRSAEAQLARTQAELKYAQDEADRYAALESKRTVSRSQAEQFTNAAMVLRQAIRAQEAEVEQARLSLEYCQIHSPIPGRAGAYLANAGAFVEAYRTPLVVVNQIDPILIVFALPEARLPEVLEALKAERLEVTATVTASGESRGGGVVHFIDNTVDPATGMIKLKARFDNPDAFFWPGQFVRVRLILRTIADALLVPSEAVVNCPQGTCVFLAGADAKAELRPVKTGKTLEARTLILAGLHPGDAVVVEGQNKLKPASPLKVVGR
- a CDS encoding S24 family peptidase, producing the protein MTDDTFDFTGCSLSEPYALQVLGNEMEPEFPDQCIVVIRPEDSCTDGMHVFVEVEGVRWFRQYRRDATGRETLVALNDLYPEIDLTGLEWRVLGVIIQRNIRRQIKHYRYQVAPLTQAPGAITLAPPVLH